DNA from Mucilaginibacter mallensis:
CGTGATGGTGAGCAGGTACCCGGCTGCCAGCTGACAACCCCAGAAAAAATTGAGATTGCCCGCGAGCTGGAAGCACTGGGCGTGGATATTATTGAAGCCGGATTCCCAATTTCAAGTCCGGGTGATTTTCAGAGTGTGGTTGAGATATCAAAGGCTGTAAAAGAGCCTGTTGTTTGCGCTTTAACCAGGGCCAACAAAGGTGATATTGATGCCGCTGCTGAATCATTAAAATATGCTAAGAGGCCACGTATCCATACAGGTATCGGTTCATCTGATATGCATATCAAGCATAAATTTAACAGCACCCGCGAAGAAATTCTGGAGCGTGCAGTTGATGCTGTAAAATATGCTAAAAAGTATGTTGAGGATATCGAGTTCTATGCTGAAGATGCTGGTCGTGCTGATGTGGTTTATTTAGCGCAGATGGTTGAGGCGGTTATAGCTGCCGGTGCAACTGTGGTAAACATTCCCGATACAAACGGCTATTGCCTGCCCGATCAATACGGCAGCAAGATCCGTTTCCTGAAAGAGAACGTAAGGAATATTGATCAGGCTATCATATCTGTGCATTGCCATAATGATTTGGGCTTAGCTACCGCTAACTCCATCGCAGGCCTGCAAAATGGTGCCCGCCAAATTGAAGGTACCATCAATGGTATTGGCGAACGTGCAGGCAATACCTCCATTGAAGAAGTGGTAATGGTTTTAAAAACACACCAGGTTTTAGGCTTACATACGCACATCAATACCA
Protein-coding regions in this window:
- a CDS encoding 2-isopropylmalate synthase; the encoded protein is MLHDPNRVYVFDTTLRDGEQVPGCQLTTPEKIEIARELEALGVDIIEAGFPISSPGDFQSVVEISKAVKEPVVCALTRANKGDIDAAAESLKYAKRPRIHTGIGSSDMHIKHKFNSTREEILERAVDAVKYAKKYVEDIEFYAEDAGRADVVYLAQMVEAVIAAGATVVNIPDTNGYCLPDQYGSKIRFLKENVRNIDQAIISVHCHNDLGLATANSIAGLQNGARQIEGTINGIGERAGNTSIEEVVMVLKTHQVLGLHTHINTRNFYELSHMVSTQMRMPVQPNKAIVGNNAFAHSSGIHQDGFLKNRENYEIIRPEDVGFPSASIVLTARSGRHALKFHLERLGYNLDKEDLNSAYSRFLTLADIKLDINDEDLLSLVAFKMVKD